The proteins below come from a single Planctomycetaceae bacterium genomic window:
- a CDS encoding TRAP transporter small permease: protein MTRLLNGYCLVLKIVMTVLMAVMIVPVLLQIISRYVDAVPRYIWTEEAARFCFVWIIMLGSMIAVRDGTHFDVDLLPRPETHRQISVGRLIVHLAMAVLAVIFTWYGYDFAEFGWLQNSEMSGINMLSIYVSFPLAGVTWLLFLAEKIVFDVRVIVRPEPGA from the coding sequence ATGACGCGATTGCTGAACGGCTATTGCCTTGTGCTGAAGATCGTCATGACGGTGCTGATGGCGGTCATGATTGTTCCCGTTTTGCTGCAGATCATTTCTCGCTATGTCGACGCCGTGCCGCGGTACATCTGGACGGAGGAAGCCGCCAGGTTCTGTTTTGTCTGGATCATCATGCTGGGTTCGATGATCGCGGTCCGCGACGGGACCCACTTTGACGTCGACCTGCTGCCCCGCCCGGAAACGCATCGCCAGATCAGCGTGGGGCGGCTGATCGTGCATCTGGCAATGGCAGTGCTGGCAGTGATCTTTACGTGGTACGGCTACGACTTTGCGGAATTCGGCTGGCTGCAGAATTCAGAAATGAGCGGCATCAACATGCTGAGCATCTACGTGTCGTTTCCGCTGGCGGGCGTGACGTGGCTGCTGTTTCTTGCGGAAAAGATTGTCTTCGACGTCCGCGTGATCGTGCGCCCTGAGCCGGGAGCCTGA